One window from the genome of Candidatus Methylomirabilota bacterium encodes:
- a CDS encoding ANTAR domain-containing protein — MKPRWKVVIVDDHAPSRAAVAEAVTAQGGQVQGNGSRVEDVAHLVGKHRPDAVIMAVGLPDGDGVEAARQVMASGACPVVMLTSHTEAAVAARAIGAGVLAFLVKPLRAEELGPALDVAVSRFRELTAMRQENEALKRTLETRKLIERAKGILMQRLGLSEPDAFRRIQKTAMDTRRPMAEVAQALLLTEEMAHGRAGK, encoded by the coding sequence GTCGATGATCACGCGCCCTCCCGGGCGGCGGTCGCCGAGGCCGTGACCGCCCAGGGTGGGCAGGTGCAGGGCAACGGCAGTCGGGTCGAGGACGTCGCGCACCTGGTGGGGAAGCACCGGCCCGACGCCGTCATCATGGCGGTGGGTCTGCCCGACGGGGACGGTGTGGAGGCGGCGCGCCAGGTGATGGCCTCCGGCGCCTGCCCCGTGGTGATGCTCACCAGCCACACGGAGGCCGCGGTGGCGGCGCGCGCCATCGGGGCCGGCGTGCTTGCGTTCCTCGTGAAGCCGCTGCGCGCGGAGGAGCTGGGCCCGGCCCTGGACGTGGCGGTCTCCCGCTTCCGCGAGCTCACCGCCATGCGGCAGGAGAACGAAGCCCTCAAGCGCACGCTCGAGACGCGCAAGCTCATCGAGCGGGCGAAAGGCATCCTGATGCAACGGCTCGGTCTCTCCGAGCCGGATGCGTTCCGCCGCATCCAGAAGACCGCGATGGACACCCGCCGGCCCATGGCCGAGGTCGCCCAGGCGCTGCTCCTCACCGAGGAGATGGCGCACGGCCGAGCGGGCAAGTAG
- the urtA gene encoding urea ABC transporter substrate-binding protein, which produces MTRRSFLKTAAVVGAGAAAGIGFPAVLRAQGGTVKVGVLHSLSGTMAISEVSLRDVCMMAFEEINAKGGVMGKKIEPVVVDPASNWDLFAEKAKQLLLQDKVAVVFGCWTSVSRKSVLPVFESNNGLLFYPVQYEGEECSKNVFYTGATPNQQLIPAAEYLMSKEGGGYKKFYLLGTDYVFPRTANKILRAFLLAKGVPADSIAEEYTPFNHQDYQTIVGKIKRFASSGNAAVLSTINGDSNVPFYKEFANQGLRSENAPIMAFSVAEDELRGMDTSALVGHLAAWNYYQSVSTPQNKTFVQSFKNYAKKNNLPGGDKRVTDDPMEAAYFGVYVWKQAVEKAKSFEVDAVRKAVYGQEFLAPGGKIKMDEANHHTYKPVLIGEILKDGQFKVVSRSKGLVKAEPWSEYTSADKGCDWVKHQGTYQKKA; this is translated from the coding sequence GTGACGAGAAGGAGCTTCCTCAAGACCGCGGCGGTGGTCGGCGCGGGCGCGGCAGCCGGCATCGGATTCCCGGCCGTGCTCCGGGCGCAGGGCGGCACGGTGAAGGTGGGCGTGCTCCACTCGCTCTCGGGCACCATGGCCATCAGCGAGGTGTCGCTGCGCGACGTGTGCATGATGGCGTTCGAGGAGATCAACGCCAAGGGCGGGGTCATGGGCAAGAAGATCGAGCCCGTGGTCGTGGATCCCGCGTCGAACTGGGACCTCTTCGCGGAGAAGGCCAAGCAGCTCCTCCTCCAGGACAAGGTCGCGGTGGTCTTCGGCTGCTGGACCTCGGTGAGCCGCAAGTCCGTGCTTCCGGTGTTCGAGAGCAACAACGGGCTCCTCTTCTACCCCGTCCAGTACGAGGGTGAGGAGTGCTCGAAGAACGTCTTCTACACGGGGGCCACGCCGAACCAGCAGCTGATCCCGGCGGCGGAGTACCTCATGTCGAAGGAGGGCGGCGGGTACAAGAAGTTCTACCTGCTCGGGACCGACTACGTGTTCCCGCGCACCGCCAACAAGATCCTGCGCGCGTTCCTCCTCGCCAAGGGCGTCCCCGCTGACTCCATCGCGGAGGAATACACGCCGTTCAATCACCAGGACTATCAGACCATCGTCGGCAAGATCAAGCGCTTCGCCTCCAGCGGCAACGCCGCGGTGCTCTCGACCATCAACGGCGACTCGAACGTGCCCTTCTACAAGGAGTTCGCAAACCAGGGCCTGCGCTCCGAGAACGCGCCCATCATGGCGTTCAGCGTGGCCGAGGACGAGCTGCGCGGCATGGATACCTCCGCGCTGGTCGGGCACCTCGCTGCCTGGAACTACTACCAGTCGGTCTCCACGCCCCAGAACAAGACCTTCGTGCAGAGCTTCAAGAACTACGCGAAGAAGAACAACCTCCCCGGCGGCGACAAGCGCGTCACCGACGATCCGATGGAGGCCGCGTACTTCGGCGTCTACGTCTGGAAGCAGGCGGTCGAGAAGGCCAAGTCTTTCGAGGTCGACGCCGTTCGCAAGGCGGTGTACGGCCAGGAGTTCCTCGCGCCGGGCGGGAAGATCAAGATGGACGAGGCCAACCACCATACCTACAAGCCGGTGCTCATCGGCGAGATCCTGAAGGACGGGCAGTTCAAGGTGGTGTCGCGTTCCAAGGGTTTGGTGAAGGCCGAGCCGTGGAGTGAGTACACCAGTGCGGACAAGGGCTGCGACTGGGTCAAGCACCAGGGCACGTACCAGAAGAAGGCATAA